In the Pongo abelii isolate AG06213 chromosome 9, NHGRI_mPonAbe1-v2.0_pri, whole genome shotgun sequence genome, AAAGCTCACCTCTGCCAGTCACAAGATTTGTGAATGAGGGTTGAGCTTCAGTGTTTCTCcttgaaattaaaatacaatatttagcTTGCAGGCTTTCTAGAGGGATTAACTAATGTGATAACATGAGTAGTAAATATTGACCACTTATCTAGATGTTTAGTAAGACTCTTCTAGATATTTTGCATGCGtcatctcatttaaacctcactACACTTATGTGGTAGGTATTGTTATTCCCATGACAGAGTTGAAGATAAGTTACTTTTTCAGGGTCAGAAGAGGTGGACTCCAGTGCACTTGGAAAACATGCATTTAGCCTTAGTTTGTAATCATAAAGTGCACAGCATATGGCCTAGAAATGAGTGGCTGTTCATTTCCTCTCCTGCTTGCTCACTCCCACTCTCCTGCATTCCTTCACGAGGTGTGCGTCTACCTGGTAGACTCAGGTAAGGGTCACTGAAGTAGAAGTCATTAGGCAAGTATTCTGGAACCAACTCTGCCAATAATTAGTTATGGGACCTTGAGAAAGCTGCTCCTTCTGTTTTCTCACCTATGTACAGATGGATTTTCATGGGGTCTTAAGATGTCATAGCTTCAGTTCTGCTGTTTTGCACTGGTGTATATCTCACTTTTGTTTGACTGCGTGGTGTAACTAATTTATATCATTCTTAACTTTGACCAAGTTCCTGGTATATTTTTGCTGTGTCTCATTTTTGAAGTCACATTTATCAAGTCTGTTGTGAATTCTTTGCTCTTCTTCTAGTAGAAACCAGAACCAGTCAATGGCCAATGAAAACTACACAAAGGTCACCGAATTCATTTTCACAGGCTTGAATTACAACCCTCAGTTGCAGGTCTTCCTCTTCCTACTCTTTCTGACTTTCTATGTCATCAGCGTAACTGGAAACTTGGGAATGATTGTCCTCATCCAAATCGATTCCCGCCTTCACACACCCATGTACTTTTTCCTCAGCCACCTGTCCTTTGTGGACATCTGCTTCTCCTCAGTCGTGAGCCCCAAGATGCTCACTGACTTCTTTGTGAAGAGGAAAGCCATTTCTTTCCTTGGCTGTGCTTTGCAGCAGCGGTCCTTTGGGTTCTTTGTGGCAGCAGAATGTTTCCTCTTGGCGTCCATGGCCTATGACCACTATGTGGCCATCTGTAACCCATTGTTATACTCAGTTGCTATGTCCCAGAGGCTCTGCATCCAGCTAGTGGTGGGTCCCTATGTCATTGGACTCATGAACACCATGACTCACACGACAAATGCATTTCATCTCCCTTTTTGTGGCCCTAATGTCATCAATCATTTCTTCTGTGATATGTCCCCCTTACTTTCCCTTGTATGTGCTGATACAAGGCTCAATAAGTTGGCAGTTCTCATCATGGCTGGAGCTGTGGGAGTCTTCAGTGGTCTGACTATCCTGATCTCCTACATTTACATTCTCATGGCCATCCTGAGGATCCGCTCTGCTGATGGGAGGTACAAAACCTTTTCTACTTGCTCTTCTCACCTGACAGCTGTTTTCATCCTGTATGGTAcccttttctttatttatgtatgtCCTAGTGCAAGTTTCTGCCTGGATCTCAACAAAGTGGTGTCTGTGTTTTACACAGCAGTGATTCCTATGTTGAACCCACTTATCTACAGCTTGAGAAACAAGGAAGTCAAAGATGCCATCCACAGGACTTTCACTCAGAGGAAGTTTTGCAAGGCCTAAATTCTTATCTAGAAGGAAATTagggagaaaaatttaaaagaaccGAGTAATTGTGTGGCTTCCTAAGATTCCAAAACACTTGCAAGTGTTTGGGGGCTGTTTAGCATCCCTTTATCCATTCAACCAtccaattattcatttatttagtcaaTCCATGTGGCTTTATTTGGCCCTATATGTAATCTTTTCCCTATAACATACCAATATTACAGTTCAAACTCGTGGTCCATTTAATTTTACTTCCCTCAGACATCTCATGGtccaattattttcaaaaaagctttactttattatttatttttgttatttttaaatcaccCTGCTAAAGTATTTTTTTGATGACTCTCTGGTATTAGAATATAAAAATTCAGTGCTGTAAGTTTTGTACGCATGTCTAACTCCTGTCAATAggaatttgtaaaaaaaaatgatgtgggATTTTGTGGTTGGCCTCATGAATGGAATGATACTCTTGGCTTTATGCACCAGGTTTTTTAGGGTGGCTTTGACACAAAGAACTATGCATATCTCTGGGAATGAAGACAGATCTCTTTTGAACTGTATGACAAATAAGGCGGGCCACTGGGCCCATGTATGGCAATAAAGAGACTTGCATGCATCTCTAATGAATTTCATACCTGAAAGAGCTTCTGATAAAATCGGTTCTGTATTTTCTCATGATTCAATTTTCTGATAGATGTTTAGAGGATGTCTTGAAATTTGATAGCTTGTGGTTTTGTCGTGCATATGATAATGTCTTCTATAACCTGGTAATGGCCCAGCCAAGAATGTATGGAGAAATGTTATAGTAGACAGTAGGCCCTTTATAGATCTGCTGGCTCTAGTGAGATCAGCAGATTTCCAGCATCATAAAGGACCACATCCGTGCAGCTCAATTTGACTGGCATGACTCCTGGGCATGATGAGTACTGAGCATCCTTGTGGTCTGTAGTCCAGTGATGCGTCACCACAGCATGAGGAGAGTGGGCACCCATGCCAGGGGCTCCATCCATGTCCTCTTAGAGTCCTAGGAAGGTTACCCAATTCTATCTTGTCTCTCCCAACCTAGCTTTACCTCTTGATTTTGTAATGAAGagacaaaaaagagagagcttcACTGAGGAATAAATCAGCTTCCTAGATGCCATTAAAATCATAGCCAAATTGTTACAGAAATATCCTAAGGTTTTTAAGGAAGTCTTAGCCCCACGTATTCGCCTAAAATGAATCTGGCAAGGATAATTAAAAAGTTTTCACTGACGGTCATATTCTACTGGgtaggtaaataaataaagtttctaTATTTTAGAGTACATTATACATACAAAGTATTATGAgctatttttattgattatttcagAGTGCACAATTTCTGAAAACAGACAATTGCTTAATGAATGCCCACACAATTATAACATGTTTAGCTGGAAGGGCCTTAGACATCAATTTATTCTAGCTAGATTATTGGCTAGTTATGGAGGCTTgggaaaaatcttttttattatcttGTGGTTTATAAAAATCCAAAATGTGGCTTGCCATAAAATGTacttatggtagttctatttggaCTCCTGGAACCTTGGGTGAAAATAAATTTCCTAGGTAACATAAAGTTTCTACCCCAGATAGTAGAATATTTGTTGGATATGGTAGAGAAGAAGtgtgatataataaaaataattacaggaTTTAAAATTGGACGActtcatatattaatttattttaatgaataattatCAAGCTGcttctgtgtgccaagcactgactCTGATGCTACATATGATAGTGAAAAATATGAATATCACTCCTGCATCCATGGAATTTACAGGATGGTGGATCTAAGATACATTTCTGGTAATTACACTTCTGATGTGTCAGTCAAGTCCAGGATGAGATAAATGGAAGTAATGACAATATCCACCACATCATAGGGCTtctatgaagattaaattaggTAATAGATGTGGAATTACTACATACACTATAAACATATTTTGCTGCttcctcatgaaacttattcaatgaaacagaaaaattttgGAACTAGATTGTTTCCCTAAGTCTGCCAGATTCTCCAATATTTGTTCCATTGCAAGATTTTAACATGTAATAATGGAAGGTGAGATGGAGGCAGCATAGGTGCGGAAAGAGCTTGGGTTTTGAGACAGTCTAGGTCTAACTGAATTCTAATCCTCATTTTATCACTTGAAGTTTTGTGGTTTTAGGCCTGTCTTTTAATTCTGCCTATAACCTTGGGATAATACCAAATTGGCTGAGTTTTTTGAAGGAGCTGAAGTACAAAGGAGCTGAAGCagaagctttattattttttgtaattggCCCTTTAAAatgctattattttcttaaaacttcCTTCCATTTACTGACATTGCAGATAGCTAGCTCTAATAGTTTTTTCTTTCACTCAGAAGTAAGAAACAAGTGATTTTcttttaagtattaaaaaaaaagttgagtccACTGTAACGTCAAGCTGTACACCCTATCACAATTAATCACCCTCACTACCCCATCTCAGGCTCCGGAGCCTTTAGTAGAGAAAGGAGGCAAATCAGATTCCCCATTTAATGCTGTTCCTCCTTTCTGACTCTGTAGTTGCTGTGTGGCTAGCCCAGGATCAAATGCCAGGATTGAAAGAAGAGGCAAAAGAGAGCAAAAAAAGATGACTGGAGTAGTAGGAATCTGGAGTTAGCACATTCTAACAATGTATGCATGATTGCTAGTTCTTTCTCTTGGGAGATGCTTTCATAGCTTCCTCGGAACCAGAGTCCCTGCTTCCTCTGTGACTCCTGAGGGCTTGACCTCTTAATTCAGCCCTTTAGTTTTTTGTGAGGCCAATATCTTCTCAGGCTGGACATTAACGGTTCCTCCAGCAGTTTCTTAGCCTTTGGCATTAACTTCTATACCATGATCATCTCATCCCCCAGGAGACTGCCTTGAAAGTGTTCCTTTTTAAGATGATACAGAATCTTCCTGCTTCAATGAGACCCATATCTGGCTAATGGGGACACAGATGCCTCCTGTTCCCTCCATACTCTGGAAGAGTAGGCTCTTCCACCAAATGTGGACCTTTGTAGGCTCTGTCACTTGGTTTAGGTAGAGGTAAAAGAATGGCCATTGACAATTCTCTCCAAGGAAATTCTCCCCCAGTTCTCTTCACTTCCTCTTCCCAAATTCTTTTCCTCTAGGCTTAGAGAGTTCAGAGGTGAATGATCAAATCTACTAATGGTGGAGGAACCAGTATGGGATGCTCCCATCCCCTTAGCAAGCAGATGTCCATATACTAGCTTTAGAATTCAGTGACTTCAGACACCCAGCAGTTTGCCCTTGATTTGGGGACCTGTGCTGAAACTCAGAGACAACATTTATTATCCTGTTATAATTTAaatcagataataaatattaggTATCTAGTTTTTTGCCTAGatataataaatgctcaataataaTTTTATCATTGCCACATTGATTGTTTTTGACATGTGACAATCTCTAAATGTTGCTGCatgtaaaataatttgatttgTGTTATTAGCAGACACTTCATCACCAACACTTATAAAGATACCTTTATAACTTCTTAGTTTACTTTGAGATTTCCcataacagagaaaagaaaatgtacataaataTGGAATTCTGTTTTATATTCCTATAGTAATGAGTTGAAAAATAAagacctttatttttctttccacaaataagaaaactgttaGAAATACTGTTTTGCAATCAGATGAGATGGGACACATTCAGggactatggaaaacagtgtagaaattcctaaagaactaaaagtagatttgCTATTTTAGTaatatccagcaatcccactactaggtatctacccagaggaaaataagtcatcaCACGAAAAACATacatgtttgtagcagcacaatttgcaattgcaaaaatatggacccagaatgcccatcaatcaatgagtggataaagaaaacgtggtatctatataccatgaaatactactcagtcataaaaaggaatgaaataatggcattcgcaaCAACCTGGATAGaattggaggctattattctaagtgaagtaattcaggaatagaaaaccaaacatcgtatgttctcactcataagtgggagcaaaGCAGTGAGGAcataaaggcataagaatgatacaatggactttggggactctggggaaagagtgggaaggggcgagggataaaagactacacattgggtacagtgtactctgcttgggtgatgggtgcacccaccaaaatttcagaaatcaccactaaagaacttattcatgtgaccaacaccatctgttcccccaaaaatctatagaaacaaaagataaatttaaaaacttgtttaAGTTAATTTACTCAACAACTCTTTGTCGGAATGTAACTCATATTTGTATCCTGCCCTTTATAACAAATGCTCTCAGTTTGCAGAAAAGTAAATGAGGTGTAGGACATGAAAACTCCTttctccattgtatcttggatCAGAAGATGAAGATAAGAATACAGATACCTAGTGAATTATCTGTATGAGTTTTAATTTAAATCTCTTCTTGTATGTAAATTGAGGATAATATTTATCCTAGAATGTTGCTTATAAgaagttgatttttttctggtattATGGGAAAGTGTTTAAGAGTAAGGTGCTTGATGAAAGATTCTTTTGAAGCGAAGAACAGTATGCCACAATGGAAACACACCTGGGATGAGACTTCATGAAAATTTAACAAGGTAATAGGTCATTAAGCATGTTACATATCCTTTGGGATGTAATAAGCACTGAATACATGGGTCTATATTGCTAACATCATTGCCTCATGCTGGACTCACACATTGCCCTCCTAGActctacatttttatatattgttttttcttttttggttcatgTTTGTCATGGATGGTTTCTTGTGACATTTTTAAATACTCCAAATGGACTTTAGATGGAATGCAGTCAGCTAAATGAGGTAGTCACTCTTTACTTAACTGTTATGGAGCCTGTGTCTACCAATACTTGAAACCAGCGAGCTGTGGGGAATATACTAATGAGTAAGCAGGACTCCACTGTAGTCAGCGCCTTAGTTTGGGATTAGGTCCTTTTTACTATACCTCAACCTTCCTTGTTCTTTGGCCCCTGAGTGcctgggatggagggagagaaagatacCACAAATACTGGAGGATTTTCCCAAAGTAGCCTGCCTCAGATAGTCCTTCCCCAACTGTGTGAGTTACTGGTAGACATACAAAACAAATTCATAATAAAGTATTTTGGAGAAGACTGTGTCTTGTATGTTCCATCTTCCCTCCCCTTGGTGATTCAAAAAGAACTTTAGCATAGAAAGTGTTTCCAGAACTATAGCATTAAATAAATCTGTTTATATTGACAGAACCAATGTTATTTGAAAATGGAACCCTTTGTCTGAGTTATAGGCAGCAGTTCTGTCTCAGGATTACAGTTTGAAAAACAATGTTATGTAGGGAAAGAAAGAACATGATAGGAATGTAAATCTTTCCTGTCACTTGAGGTAAAATAAATTGAGTTTTGAGAAGTGTTAGAGAGAAGCTTTGCCACTTAAAAAtagatctttaaaatttttgtttcttaaataaaagaatgagaaggGCATGAGGAAGAAAGAATTTAGTCAATATTTgctctgaaaaacaactcagatAACCAATGGTAAGGATAAGCATAATACTAGCAAAACATATGGGGGTACTGGTGTATTCTCTAGGCTTAAAAGGGGTGTAGAAAAAACATGCTAGATAGGTTTGACCACATATCATAAAACTTCCATtgtcaaaaaaactaaaaatcaatttaaaatgtgggaaaatatttgtagaaaatacATACCTAGAAGTTTTCTTACTAAGTATTTTTACAAAGGGCTCATAGATATATGAGGACAGTTCTGACTAGAATGTCAAGAGAAAATGCTTAAACCAAACATGGGAAAGTATCTCACAGCTTGGTAAGTAAAATGCACTTTGTTCTTGtaaatggcaaaataaatttgtaaatatttatcaagAGGCTTTAAAATGCTTCTGTAGTTGGACTCAGGAATTTCATTACAAATAACTTGTCCAAAGGAAAGAACTCCAAACGGAGAGTAAGATGGGGTGGCACCTCTTATTCAGGGACGTGTTTGTTGCTGAGTCTGTGCATAACCCAAGCATCCCTTGGATATTTTAGCTTATAGCTTAAAATGACATGCTTTTTCCTTTAATGTCAAATTATAATGGACTCCAGTTCTCATCCTTCTGGGCTGCAAGAAATGCAACTGTACCAGTGTCTCTTCTCCATGGAGTTCAGGGCATTCCAGGGGAAACAATGCATGCTGGTGCTCTCCTGCCTCCTCGGTTGCCTCTGGCTGCTTCTGCTCCACTGACAGGCTCCAGGTCTAATTGCTGCAAGTCTCTTCTGCTTCCCTGCTGTGGATAGTCTTCCCTCTGCCATTTCTGGTTTGCCAAACCTGCAAACCAGCCTATCTTATCCAGAGCCACCCACAGCATAGTTGAGGTCAGTCTGCAACTTCTAATGAGTCTTAATAAAAAGACTGGGTATAATAAGAGAAAAACGTGTAATTCTGGGAACATTTTGGAGCTATGACATGGCTTCCCCTGAGCCTATAGGTAGATTGCTCCATGGGCTTCAGAAAGACAAGTCTCATCAGAACAAAGGAGTCAATTCATAGACTATTTGCCAAAGGTTTAGTGATTTAGTCTTGAACAACATTACGTGTGGGTCTCCACAGTCAAGTCTTGGTTGAGTTCAGCCAAACTGTACAGTCTTGTCTTCATTTAAAGTGCTTCCTGTAGAGTTTCaaaccataatttttaaataagaatctaATTCAAGGAGAACACAATGAATTGGCCACAATTTAGAGGGATATTGCTATCTAAATTCTTACTTAGAAAAGAATCATTTCTCCCAATCACTATCTTTCAAACATGTCCcacagaagaaaatgtagaaagacCCAGTAGAGTCATACAAATATGCAACTGGAAGAAGAGTTCCACAAAATTTACTTAGTTTTACTCCTTCAATACACTTTAAATATTCTCTTTCAGAAATCAGCAGGCTATGATTTGTGTATCAAATCCAGCTTGACACCTGTTTTTGTACAACTTGCAAGTCAGGAATGGTTTTTACATTCTTAAATGATTGGAAACAGTCAAAAGGAGAATATTTTATGACTCAtgaaaattatttggaatttagATTTTAGTATCCATaaaaaagttttactggaacacaaccATCTTTATATTAGAATCTCTCAACAACAGTTCTACTGACATTTTGGCCTGGATAACTCTTAATTGTGGGGATATCCTTTGCATTGTAAGACATTTAACCACATTCTGCCCTCTGCATTAGATGCCTTTAACACCCCTTATTCCAGGtgtgataaccaaaaatgtaTCCACATGAAAGGTAATAATATATAAACCACAACTACTGATTTATGAATAGTCCTTGGATGCTTTGGGACTACAAGGGCAATGTGGGGTTCccctatttttcccattttttctttgtcttgaccAAAATATATGGAGTATCTTGATTGCTCTTGTGACCTTACCAGCTCCATGTTTTTCCCTGCATACTTGAACTCAAGCTTGGACATTTCCAGGCACTGATACACTTGTTTAGGTTGTTGTCTCAGATACTGAAAGAAACTAGCCCTGGTCCTGAGCCGAATTCTTTAAACTCTCCTATAAATTCCATAACACAACACATTCATTGGGCATATGCCTAGCAGAACCTCCCTTTCTCTTGCCATCTGTCATGAGGATTGCTGCAGCACTTTGTAAGTTTCTCTAATAAACGCTTTGGATGGATCACCCTGGTGTTTAGTGTTTCTATCTTTGGAATCCCAATTGGCCCCATCTCGGGAGGGTTTTGGGCACTCCCTTGTGAGACCTCCCCCGCAGTCACTTTTGGGGTTACTCTAGCCTCAGGTTTGGATGGATGAAACAAATAGAGCTGAGTAGTTGTCACACGAACAGTGTGCCAGCAAAGCCTAAAATGCTTTCTATATGGGCCTTTATAGAAAAGTTTGACAACcatgctttatgtatttattgtattttgttcCTTTAAATAATGCTAGTCATAACCTACTAAGATGATTTCATTTCCCGGTAATAGAACTCAAACTGCAGCTTGAGAAACTCTATTTCTATGCAGCTTTAGAGAGACAGTATACTAAGTATCGGATAAAAGCATGTGCCTTAGAGCCACACATATCAAATCTTGACTGTGCTACTTGATAGCTGTATGGAGATGGGcagattacttaacctctctgagcttccataGCCTCCTATGTAGAGAGAAGGTGATAATAATAGTAGTTAcgcagttaatttttgtaaaatgtctaGCACAGTGCTTTGGTACATAATGAGCACTAGtggtttgctattattattgGTGCTTAACATATTTCATGTCATGGTAAAATAATGAAGAGCATTTTTAATATAAGAACAGAACACTGGAGGAATTAGGAGAGAACTAGGGTGTCTAAATGGAGCTAGTTCAAGCATTTCATTAATTGTAAAATGTAAtgtaacaataaatataaaatataaaatgattaggaagactattttatttattttttatttattttatgttttttattgtttttgagacagagtttcactcttgtggcccaggctggagtgcagtggcatgatcttggctcaccacaacttccacctcccgagttcaagtgattctcctgcttcagcctcccgaatagctgggattacaggctcccgccaccaagcttggctaatttttttatttttagtataaacagggttttggcatgttggccaggctggtctcgagctcctgaccccaggagatctgcccaccttggcctcccaaagcgctgggattacaggcatgagctaccgcacccggccagatgaTTTTAATTCATACACAAATTAGAAAcaatttttctccaatttttgaaggagaaattttagttttcttccaTAAGTACAACAGTTTTTACCTTAGGTTTTATGATTGAAATGAGTATGAACAGTTCTGgatgaataatttttaatcataatttgaaaattaagttTTATGGAATTCAAATTTTTAAGGAAGCTGAAACTCAACTTAAAGAAATGATGTTTAAAGCTGTTCTTCACTTATCTTGACTGTGTTATTTCACAGTGTATAGGCACATAAAAATATCAagttgtacacaataaatatgtatgatatttagtttatatgtatttaatgtgtctaaaataaaaacaatctttattttctctttttgataaatGAAAGTTGAGATTTCTTGTTATAATGAAAATGGATTTAAAATGCAATCTAATGTTTAcatattatgtatttaaaaatcaaatgagtgTATAATTTGCTGAATGTTCACTAGTTGTTAGTCATGCTGCAGCCTAGACATCAGTAAAGTGACACATCAGAAGAGAGGTACAAACATATCTAATAACCATGAAGATGAATTTGGGAGTCCAGGTGGAGCTGCATTTGCCAGGAGACACTACCAGCTCCACCTATCAACCAATTTTTGCCTGGCTGTATCTCCACCGACACTTGGAACATGTACATGTCCTGCAGCATCATGGTCCCTTATCCACAATAGGGCCATTGGGGTAATTGCTTTTCTACAACATGCAGTTTATAGCAAAGCAGAGAGCAGAGCCATGGATGCTGGATTAGCCTCTATGGGGACCATCCACTCAGCATCAGACCTTCTCTGTTGTCTTTCTGGAGTGCCTGAGGAGGCTGCCATGGCCAGAGCTTTCCACACCAGGTGGCCAGCTGCTCCATTTTAGTCCCGATATTTCTTGGGGCACCTATAATTTGCATGCTGATGGAAAGCTCTTTTTGTTCATCACAATTCCTCTAGCAGAATGCCTGTTATGGAGTAGGCACTTAGTAagatttgttgagtgaatgttTATAAACTGGCTGGTATCTTACATGACTATATTCGTCCttatctcaaaagaaaatcttttgctttctctttgtgtAGCTAAAAAGCTGACTGACAGTCATAGCAGCATTGTTTGTCATAgctaaaaggtagaaacaatGGAAATATCCATTCAGGGATGAGTAGataaaaaatgtaatactatatatgtgcaaaggaatagtGTTCAGTCTTaagaagaaatttggacacacgTTCCACAACACGGATAAACTTTAAAAACACTGTaccaagtgaaataaaccagacacaaaagaagaaatattgtataattccatttgtatgaggtacctagagtagtcataTTCATACAGTCAGaaaatagaatagtggttaccagggtctGAAAGTAGGGGACAATGTGGAGTAATTGTTTAAAGAGCAGAGAAAGTTTcaatttgggaagatgaaaaattcCTGGAgattagatggtggtgatggctacaCACAATg is a window encoding:
- the LOC100439999 gene encoding olfactory receptor-like protein HbA1; protein product: MANENYTKVTEFIFTGLNYNPQLQVFLFLLFLTFYVISVTGNLGMIVLIQIDSRLHTPMYFFLSHLSFVDICFSSVVSPKMLTDFFVKRKAISFLGCALQQRSFGFFVAAECFLLASMAYDHYVAICNPLLYSVAMSQRLCIQLVVGPYVIGLMNTMTHTTNAFHLPFCGPNVINHFFCDMSPLLSLVCADTRLNKLAVLIMAGAVGVFSGLTILISYIYILMAILRIRSADGRYKTFSTCSSHLTAVFILYGTLFFIYVCPSASFCLDLNKVVSVFYTAVIPMLNPLIYSLRNKEVKDAIHRTFTQRKFCKA